A window from Rhodoligotrophos appendicifer encodes these proteins:
- a CDS encoding sensor domain-containing diguanylate cyclase: MKAASTKGDETLDLKEGCEREPIHVPGSIQPHGVLLVLDPNSEEIVQSAGDVAGLLGIRGSPLGKSVKQVLGRSLSTQRAESGVVMQREPTYLGTAECNGGIGSLTLTAHLVDGAAVLELEPAVEPMAAAFVLASISSISEQISEACSLLEAVRVAAAEVRRISGYDHIMVYQFLPDSSGSVVAESRAEGRSSFLNHRFPASDIPAQARSLYLRSPIRVIPDVEYVAAPLEPLLLPATNSPLDMSHCALRSVSPVHIKYLKNMGVGASMSVSLIIRGELWGLIACHNRQPMQVPYVARELCKHVAQNLSQKIRALSEADDHLLSRDLGSAAERLLRELHNSNEPNKTLINSCSALQELFDASGVAIDWKGSVATAGRVPSHSARGALAKWLRDRLAAGEIFVSDSMQEQYPGAAEFEREGSGLLSILLTGDDAPVLMWFKAEQVEEIRWAGNPSEPLELNARLGTLNPRKSFETWRKTVRGRSRPWRAAEVEMLRSFGRRLAFVLQQQRIRELNTLLQRANEQLANLAATDSLTGIANRRAFDARLDYEWARAQRHSTSLSLITLDLDFFKQYNDHFGHPAGDLCLRQVSAVVGEARRSTDFPARVGGEEFSILLPDTDTTGALVIAEKFRLGIQALNIDHPKSPFGVVTASLGLAVRVPFATTQVSDLIKAADGALYEAKAAGRNQIAVA; the protein is encoded by the coding sequence CAAATCGGTAAAACAGGTGCTGGGACGATCTCTGAGCACACAAAGGGCCGAATCCGGGGTGGTGATGCAGCGCGAGCCAACTTATCTGGGCACTGCCGAGTGCAATGGTGGGATTGGCTCGCTAACACTGACTGCCCATCTGGTCGACGGGGCTGCCGTTCTCGAATTGGAACCCGCCGTTGAGCCCATGGCAGCAGCCTTCGTGCTTGCAAGCATAAGCTCGATCAGCGAGCAGATCAGCGAGGCTTGCAGCCTACTCGAAGCGGTCAGGGTCGCTGCCGCGGAAGTGCGCCGGATAAGTGGATATGATCACATCATGGTCTACCAGTTCCTGCCGGACAGTTCGGGGTCGGTGGTGGCCGAGTCCCGGGCCGAAGGTCGGTCGTCATTCCTAAACCACAGGTTCCCGGCCTCGGACATACCGGCGCAGGCACGCTCGCTCTATCTACGAAGTCCGATCCGAGTGATTCCAGACGTCGAATATGTTGCCGCCCCTCTCGAGCCGTTGCTTCTGCCGGCTACCAATTCCCCCCTGGACATGAGCCATTGCGCGCTCCGCAGCGTGTCCCCGGTTCACATCAAGTACTTGAAGAACATGGGTGTGGGCGCGTCGATGTCGGTCTCCCTGATTATTCGGGGAGAACTCTGGGGGTTGATCGCCTGCCATAATCGACAACCAATGCAGGTACCTTATGTGGCCAGGGAGTTGTGCAAGCACGTCGCACAGAACCTATCACAGAAGATCCGGGCACTATCGGAAGCGGACGATCATTTACTTTCTCGCGATCTCGGCTCCGCTGCGGAACGACTGCTACGTGAGCTTCACAACAGCAATGAGCCTAATAAGACCCTGATAAACAGCTGCTCCGCCCTGCAAGAGCTCTTTGATGCGAGCGGGGTCGCAATTGACTGGAAGGGGAGCGTGGCTACGGCCGGCCGTGTTCCGTCCCATTCCGCGCGAGGCGCCCTTGCCAAATGGCTGCGAGATCGACTTGCAGCCGGCGAGATATTTGTCAGCGACAGCATGCAAGAGCAGTATCCCGGAGCGGCTGAGTTCGAGCGCGAGGGAAGCGGTCTTCTGTCGATCCTGTTGACAGGCGACGACGCCCCAGTGCTGATGTGGTTCAAGGCCGAGCAGGTCGAGGAGATCCGCTGGGCAGGAAACCCTAGTGAGCCATTGGAGCTCAACGCACGGCTCGGCACGCTGAACCCCCGAAAATCATTCGAGACCTGGCGCAAAACAGTACGAGGGCGCTCGAGGCCATGGCGCGCAGCAGAAGTCGAAATGCTGAGGAGCTTTGGACGTCGTCTCGCATTCGTGCTGCAGCAGCAGCGGATCCGGGAACTCAATACTCTGCTGCAACGCGCCAACGAGCAGCTGGCAAACCTGGCCGCGACGGATAGCTTGACCGGAATTGCCAATCGACGAGCGTTTGATGCCCGTCTCGACTACGAATGGGCTCGGGCACAGCGCCACTCCACATCTCTATCGCTCATCACCCTCGATCTCGACTTCTTCAAACAATACAATGACCACTTCGGGCACCCAGCGGGCGACTTGTGTTTGCGGCAGGTCAGCGCGGTTGTCGGAGAAGCGCGGAGATCCACTGATTTTCCCGCGCGGGTCGGCGGTGAGGAATTCTCTATCCTGCTTCCTGATACCGATACGACAGGAGCACTTGTCATTGCAGAGAAGTTTCGACTGGGTATCCAAGCGCTGAACATTGACCACCCGAAGAGCCCGTTTGGAGTGGTTACTGCGAGCTTGGGCTTGGCTGTTCGGGTGCCGTTTGCCACTACCCAAGTTAGCGATCTGATCAAAGCGGCTGACGGCGCTCTCTATGAAGCGAAGGCCGCGGGCCGAAATCAGATTGCGGTTGCTTGA